A DNA window from Brassica napus cultivar Da-Ae chromosome C1, Da-Ae, whole genome shotgun sequence contains the following coding sequences:
- the LOC106376873 gene encoding beta-glucosidase 46-like, which produces MKSFANVTLFLLQSFLFPLYSSSLHQTSPDNSSPFPSDFLFGTSSSAYQYEGAYLTDGKGLNNWDVFSHEKPGDILDGGNGDIAVDQYNRFMEDIQSMNYLGVNSYRFSISWSRVLPKGRLGGINHLGVEHYNRLIDALIRNGITPFVTLNHFDYPQELENRFKSWLSPEMQKEFGYLADTCFKHFGDRVKHWITINEPNQQIILSYLKGIFPPNRCSMPFGNCSQGNSETEPFIAAHNTILAHAKAVQIYQTKYKKEQKGSIGIVVQTSWFEPISDSTADKNAAERAQSFYSNWILDPVVYGKYPKEMVNLLGSALPKFSKKEMKNLKRYKSDFLGINHYTSYFIQDCLISACNSGDGASRSEGFALKLIQKGNISVGEVTDVSWLNIDPKGFRKMLNYLTDRYPNIPMFITENGLGELQKPETTVKELLNDTKRVRYLSGYLDALKTAMRDGANVKGYFAWSLLDNFEWLYGYKLRFGIYHVDYTTLKRTPKQSAYWYKNFIENHMRTRDLADKK; this is translated from the exons atgaaaagttttgCCAACGTAACTCTATTTTTATTACAAAGCTTCTTGTTTCCTCTTTACAGTTCATCTCTTCATCAAACTTCTCCAGATAATTCATCTCCATTTCCTTCTGATTTCCTCTTTGGCACATCATCTTCTGCTTATCAG TATGAAGGTGCGTACTTAACCGATGGAAAAGGTTTGAACAATTGGGATGTCTTTAGCCATGAAAAACCTG GGGATATATTGGACGGGGGCAATGGAGATATAGCTGTTGATCAATATAATCGATTCATG GAGGATATCCAATCAATGAATTATCTTGGCGTCAACAGTTACAGATTTTCAATTTCTTGGTCTAGAGTCTTACCTA AAGGGAGACTTGGAGGCATAAACCATTTGGGCGTAGAGCATTACAACAGGTTGATCGACGCTCTCATTAGAAATG GGATTACACCATTTGTGACGTTGAACCATTTCGACTATCCTCAAGAACTTGAGAACCGATTTAAAAGCTGGTTAAGCCCTGAGATGCA GAAAGAGTTCGGGTACTTGGCTGATACATGTTTCAAACATTTTGGAGACCGAGTTAAACACTGGATCACGATAAACGAACCAAATCAACAAATAATCTTAAGCTATCTAAAGGGCATATTTCCACCAAACCGGTGCTCCATGCCGTTTGGAAATTGTAGTCAGGGGAATTCAGAAACTGAGCCTTTTATAGCTGCGCATAACACAATCCTCGCACACGCAAAGGCGGTTCAAATATACCAAACTAAATATAAG AAAGAACAAAAGGGAAGCATCGGCATTGTGGTACAAACATCATGGTTTGAACCCATAAGCGATTCCACTGCTGATAAAAATGCTGCAGAGAGAGCTCAGTCGTTTTATTCGAACTG GATTCTAGATCCCGTTGTATATGGGAAATATCCTAAAGAAATGGTGAATCTACTTGGATCAGCTTTACCGAAATTTTCCAAAAAGGAAATGAAGAACCTTAAAAGATATAAATCAGATTTTTTGGGTATTAATCACTATACAAGTTACTTCATCCAGGATTGTTTGATTTCTGCTTGTAATTCTGGAGATGGAGCTTCTAGAAGTGAAGGATTCGCACTGAAATTAATCCAGAAAGGCAATATTTCAGTCGGAGAAGTT ACCGACGTAAGTTGGTTGAACATTGATCCTAAAGGATTCAGGAAGATGTTGAATTATCTAACAGATAGATACCCAAACATACCAATGTTCATCACCGAAAACG GTCTCGGAGAGTTACAAAAACCAGAGACAACTGTAAAAGAACTACTAAATGATACAAAAAGGGTACGCTATTTGAGTGGATATTTGGATGCTTTGAAGACAGCAATGAG GGATGGAGCAAATGTGAAAGGATATTTTGCATGGTCACTATTAGATAATTTTGAATGGTTGTACGGATACAAGCTTCGCTTTGGGATATACCACGTTGATTACACAACTCTCAAAAGAACACCGAAGCAATCAGCGTATTGGTACAAGAACTTCATTGAAAACCACATGCGTACAAGAGATCTCGCAGATAAAAAATGA